In Armatimonadota bacterium, the genomic window TTGGGTACATGAATTCGCTCCGCAAACCCATAGGCCTGGGGGTGAGTGGGGTGCAAATTCCTGAGGAGTTTATCCTGATCCCATCGCCTCCAAACGTTATCGAACCAGTCCGGAACAAGCTCGTTTCGATGACCCCAAGTCGTGATCTTTCGAACAATCCGTTGATCAGGCCCAGCATAGGATAGATGGTGGAGAATCCCGTGTTCGGGCCCCAGGACCAGGCTCCTCCCCCCAACGTACTCACGAATGTATTCGTGCTCGACTCTCTGACAATGGAGAAGGAGGATCGGCGTCAGGCGCTCTCTTGGGCGGATCACATATTCCGCAGACTTCCAATAGGTATCCATGTGGACCCGGACCGTATCGGCAGCATCCGCATCAGCTAGCCTCCGAAGAGACTCCAGCAGTTCTGGACTGATCACCTCGTCGGTATCAGGAATAAATACAAAGCCATGCCCAGCGCTTCGCAGTGTGGCCAAGGCATCCGATCTTTGCTGGGCTTCGTCGGTCCAATCACCAAGAATGACCGTAGCGCCTTCTTGAGCCGCAAGCTCTGCGCATTGATTCCAGTCGCCTTGCGTGCCATTCCAAGCATATCGGCTTACAAAGACAATTATCGGACCAACTGACGCAAAAGACCGTATCGATTCCCTGAAAAACCAATGATCGTCGTGCACACAATAGCAAACTGGAATGGAACTAGGCACACTCTATATTATATCAACATCATCTTTTCTGACAATTATATCAACGAATTTCTCTTGACATCCAAATGAAAGGCATTTTAGATTCATTTCTGAATTTCATTCCTTAACAATTAGTCCCATATATTTGGGTTTCCTGCTTCACCTTGGTCCCGCATTTCCGAGGCGACGTGCGGGGAGTGCCCACAGGTTTCCACTCCGATTATTGCCGTCCAACGGCGCCGGGCCTGATATGCGAATGCACCTCCGAACAGCCGATCATCGGGAGAATCAAGACTCGACTCTATGGAATTCTCGCGGCTTTTATCGAGCAGTTTCCAATCGCCCCCGTCGTTTGCCGACTCTGTAAGCATGGACCATGCTCAGAGCGATCATCTCTGACACTGGTTTGTTTTTGCCGTCGCCACCAGGAGCGTTAGAAGGTCGTTGCGCAAGTACCCCCGGGCAGAGCGTCCTCGACGCCCTTCGCAAATAAATGGCGCAAAAGGTCGACAATGTGCTCAACGTCCTTGGGTACTTGCAACAATTGACTGGCTGCAGCCACGAAGTCAGCGTGCCCCTCCTTTTTCCACTCCCACTCGCGAATTCGCAGTCGCAGAGACTATTTCAAGAGGCCTGGCAAGAATGTACAAAGGATTCGGATCAAAGCATGAGGGCTTGGACTTAAGGAAGCGACCGCCGCCTGGACTTGCAGCCCACGCAGAAAGCCGAAGTCGACAAGTTTTATCGTCAAAACCCTTTCCACCCCATTAGCCCAGCTTACAAAGTAACTGGTCAAGTTCGGTTTGTGTTGGATTTAGGAATTCCTCCCAAAGCAGCAGAGCGTTACACGCCTGGAAAGCTTTAATGCGGAAAGGGACACCTGGTAGAGGGTCCTCACAAAGGCTTCGGCAAACTTCACCGAAAGACCACGCCGAAGCTCGTCCAGTGAAGTTCGGGCATTTCGAGCTTGTCCTCGTCCAGTTCGTCCCACCACTTCGACATGCAGGGATGCATGCGGATGTCATCGAAGAGGATGAGACCGCCCTTTCGCACAAGCGGGGCGTAGAGCGCCATCTCCGCCATCACCTGCTCACCTGTGTGGTCAGTATCAATGAAGAGCAGATCGATAGGAGCGCTCTTGGCGATCTCCGATGCTAAAGATGAATCCCTTGTATCCCCCTCGACGAGCTCGATGTTATCGAAGACCTCCAGCTTGCGCCGCGTTTCGTCCTGCTGGTCGATATCGATGGAAACGACTTTGCCTTTAGTACCAGCGGCAAGGTGCGAGGTGCTGCCACCCGTGCAGGTTCCAAGTTCAACGGTTAATTTGGGTTGAAATTCCTTCGTTACCCAATACAAGAGGTCATAGTATGGATTGCTGGGGTCCCGCCCGTAGACTCTATGGTCGCCTACCTTGCTCCCAGGCTTGAAAGTTTGAATAGCTTCGCGAACCGACTTTGGGTTCTGCACTTGTCCCATAGCCCTATTTTATTGCAGGGCCTGCACATTCAACCTCAATTCAGGAAATTCGCTATCATGCAAAACCTGGAGATTCTTTCTGATGAAAAACCCAGCGCCTATCACGACGGGTATCCGAGAAAAAGTAGATAAGGCTGAAATGATATTGAGCACCGCTTGGACTTCCAGTCCAAACAGAAATGCTTACCGGATTTGCCGATCTAACCCAGCTCATGAAGTGACTTGTCATCTAAGTTGAAACTGTAGATCAATTCGTTGACTGATTCGCGAGAGTTGTTCTGACGATGTTCGTCGATCACGGTCTCCAGCCGCATTCCGAGCTTCTCAAGCACCCGCTGTGACCGAACATTTCCAATGTCTGTCGACGCCCAAATGCGAGAGAGACAAAAAGTATCGATCCCCCAGTTCATTACGGCTCTGGCGGCTTCGGCTGCCAAGCCCTGTCCCCACCAAGTCCGTCCGATTGCATAGCCTATCATGGCCGCCTGCGTGTGCCGGTCGATCTCTAAGTTGACCGTGCCAATCAGCTTTCCCTCGAAAACCACTGCAAAGGTCGGAGATTTATCCCAGGGTTCGGACATGTTAAGCGCGACGAACGCTTCGGCATCCACTTTGGTAAACGGTTGAGGAATGTGCGCCAAATACCGAGCGAATTCAACATCGTTCCGATACGCAAGCGATGCTTCTACATCTTCGATTTGAAATGGCCGAAGAAGTAACCGCTCGGTCCGAATTTCAGGAAAGTCGCCCATGACTGTCAGTTTAATGCGATATCAATTCGACGAGGCATTTGGCAAAGACTAAAAAATGAGTCGCTGCCCATCGTAGATTTCCGCCCTGGCTAGATGGGATGTCGCCAGAGCGACAATTCGATGAATTTCTTCTCAAACTCGCCGTCCCGATGGATCGGGGTCTTCGAGGGTGAACGTCTCATCCCGTCAGAAACGAAGGCAATGAAGTTGCGCCTTCATATTGAGACACTCTTGTTGTGAATTCTGTGGGTGAACCCAATGGTTTCAAGGAGTAAATTTTACGCCCCAGTCATCTTATCTTCAAACAGTAGCCTGAATGCCCGATCCTTATACTCTGTGCTGACGGGGTAGCTCTCAATTTTTGACCAAATGTCTTCGGGTGTATTTCCCTTTAGAAGCATTTTTTCGATGATCTTTTCTTCAAGGCTCTTCACACCCCACTTTGTGATCGCTCCACTAATGATACCAATGATCCCCAGCGAGATAATTCCACAAATTACACCACCAGGTCCAAGACCGGCAAGAGCCGTCAAAATAGCGGCACCTCCTGCCCACCCGGAAGTTGCAATAGCAATGAACAGAACCAAGCCAGGAACACCGAGGCCTGCTATCCACTCAGCAAATTTGTCCATAGTTGTTAATATGTACTACGGCCCCAGAGAGTATGTCGTTCAGCCTACATGTCAAAGTCAACCGGAAAGAGATGCATGTTTTGCAATGGTTCCTTGAAGGGAAAACTTCGGGGCCGTGAGCATGTCTTTCCCAAATGGCTGCTCGAACTCCAAGATGCAACCAACAAAACGGTTGAACCAATAAAGTTCGACGCGGACCTCAAGATTACATCAAGGCGGAAGCATGACTTCGGCTCACTACTCGCGGGTAGTGTTTGCGCCAACTGTAATTCAGGCTGGATGAGCAACCTTGAAGGTGAAGTGCAACCCATCCTGAAATCTTTGATCTTAAATGAGATCGGAGTGAACGAGCTTTCAATCAATGAAAGGCGCATTCTCGCCAGGTGGGTATGCAAGACAGCCTATTGCATCGATTCAGCGAGTGACGGTAGATCACGGGTTCCCCCTCGACATCGGCAAAAACTTCGTGAGGATACAAACAGTATTCCGCCGGGGGTTGTCGTTGCGGCTTCATGGTGTCCGCAGGAACAAGCGGTGGCGTGGCTTGAATACCATTTTTGGCGACTCGTGGGCATTCCAGCAAGTCAAGACCCCAATGTGTTAGCCCAGCAAAGCTACCAAAGCTATAAGATTGCTATGCAATTAGGCAATACGATCCTTATCGCTCTCTTTTGGCCAACCCCTACACCCAATTTGGGGTTCGAACGTGGAACTCACATTCCACTGTGGCCCGAGAGAGATTTCTTTGCGGTTAATCAGGGAGAGTGGCCCAAGTCTGACTCGCCAACAGACTTTATTATTGAGTGCCTCAAAAGGATACTTGTCTTTCCCAATGACCGCGCCGAAGGGTCAATCCAGATCAGCGGAGGCTTTGACATGAAGGTCTTTGACCCTGATTAAGTAATGCTAATTCGGAGTTGCCCCACCTGGATTTTCTGCCCCGGCGCGCCGGGATGTCGCCAGGGCGACAATTCAATGAATTCCCTCGCAAGCTACGAGGATAAGCTTCTCATCCAGGCCAGGAAACGAAGGCGATCTAAACCCCCATCCCTAACCCTTCCCCCTCCGCAAAGCCCGACAAGGGGAAGGGGACCCTCGCGCAAAACAAAAGGGCCGGATTCTTCAAATCCGACCCCCTTATTTTGGCTGCCCAACGTGGATTCGAACCACGATTGACGGTACCAGAAACCGGAGTCCTGCCATTAGACGATTGGGCAAATCGAAGAAGTAGGATACCCCAACCGAACCCGAACCCACAACTCAGTCTGCCAAAGCCGGCGCCACGCGCAGCTTCCGATTCTTCCACCACGTCGTCATCCGCTTTCGCGTCGGCGTTTCGATGTACAAGAAGATCGGAATCGACACCAGAATCGCCGTCATCATCAGCGCCAGGTTCAGCACGATATTGCTCTTATCCGTATGGAACACCTTGCTCAAAATGAATTCGCCGAAGTGCTTGATCGGGATATGGAACAGGTACAGCGAGAAGCTCGCCTCGCCCATCAGCACCCAACCCGGGCTCTTCAGCGGCGCCAGCCACTTGCTGTCCCACGTGATCAGCCCCAGGATCACCGTAAAGAAGAACGGAATCCCCAAAAGCTGCCCGGTGTACAAAACCGTGTTGATGATGTGGTCGTGCCCTTCGAAGAAGACCATGCCGAGGAACGGCAGAGAAAGCACCCCACCGGCCCACAACAGCCACTTCGGATGGTTGTGCCGCAGCACCTCGTTGTACAGCCGAAAGCCCAAAACGCCGATCAAAAACTCAGGAATTCGGAACAAGAAGTTCAGCCGAATGAACTGGTTAAAGAAGAAGTCGATGCCCGAGTTGTAGTCCTTACCCAACTGGTGCGCCATGATCGGGAAGAAGTTGAGATGGTACAGCAACGGACCGATCGCCGCCAGCCCAAAGAACAGCAGAATGAACCACCCCAGATCCTTCGTCTTGAACCGGTTGATCCACGGCAAAAGGAACGGCAGAAGGATGTAGAAGAACAGTTCTGTGCTGATCGACCACGTGGGCGAGTTCAAAAAGCCCCCGGCCGGAGTGGCAAAGCACTGCAAGGCAAACACCGTCACCATAAATAGCTCGGGCAGGTGCGCGTGCGCATACATCGCCTGCTGAGGCAA contains:
- a CDS encoding GNAT family N-acetyltransferase, yielding MGDFPEIRTERLLLRPFQIEDVEASLAYRNDVEFARYLAHIPQPFTKVDAEAFVALNMSEPWDKSPTFAVVFEGKLIGTVNLEIDRHTQAAMIGYAIGRTWWGQGLAAEAARAVMNWGIDTFCLSRIWASTDIGNVRSQRVLEKLGMRLETVIDEHRQNNSRESVNELIYSFNLDDKSLHELG
- a CDS encoding acyltransferase family protein codes for the protein MSGQANEAAKREFFPQLTSVRFFAAFIVVCYHYNDELKPYLPQILKNVVDHGYVGVSFFFLLSGFILAANYYDRLLTKKVSKKDFWWARFSRIYPVYILSILIVAPRLFLPIAKDPLPQQAMYAHAHLPELFMVTVFALQCFATPAGGFLNSPTWSISTELFFYILLPFLLPWINRFKTKDLGWFILLFFGLAAIGPLLYHLNFFPIMAHQLGKDYNSGIDFFFNQFIRLNFLFRIPEFLIGVLGFRLYNEVLRHNHPKWLLWAGGVLSLPFLGMVFFEGHDHIINTVLYTGQLLGIPFFFTVILGLITWDSKWLAPLKSPGWVLMGEASFSLYLFHIPIKHFGEFILSKVFHTDKSNIVLNLALMMTAILVSIPIFLYIETPTRKRMTTWWKNRKLRVAPALAD